The DNA window ACTTATTCCTTGTACTTGAGTTATGACAGTATTAATGAATCACAGGAAACATATTCCAATTTTAGTAGTCCATATTgccatttatttctgcagtcttCTAGCTAATAATGTGGGGAAGACACACAGACTTTAAGAGTCTGAAACATTAACTTCCCAGAGGTATTGCTTCAAAGAATGTTCAGTTAGGGAGGGTTGCAAATCATATCCTCTCACTGATGTTATTTTCCTTACATATCCCCCATCCACTTCAGGCAGAGGAAGTTCAAAGTATTCTCTTTAagcttcttcattttaaaatttatttttatttttttttaccttcagGAATGGGGAATCCCTGAACAGTTGCATGCTGTGGTAGAACCTAAACTTACAGTAGTTTCTGGCTCAGAGAGgtcacttctgctttttttccgTAGTAACGTTAAGAACTTGTTTTCATAGAAACTGTATACTGCTAGGCTTTTGCAGGTAAGGTTATGAAACAACTGAGGATCAACACTTCTGTTCAGACTGCTTCTCTCCCATTTGTACTATCATTTTGCCATCTTTTAGGCTAACAGGAGCAGTGCTGATCACTCCTTGCAGACACTTCAACTCCATTTTGCCCGCATATTGTAGTGCTCCCAGTGGCACTGTTACATTCTTTACAGagcatgcaatttttttctagaggctgcaacacaaaacaaataggGCATCAGAGCATTCAGACATGACTCTCTATTTGTTGTCTGCAGCAATCAGCATGCATTTTGAAGACACTATCATTAGTCACTATCAATACAGAGCCACTAGAGTCTCTTTCGAGATTGAAGTAAATTAGTGGTGCAGCACCCATTTCCATTCTTACACTGACAACCTCACTCAAACTCCAGAAGCCTTATAAATACACTTTACAACAATGTTCTCCACTACTAAAGAGCTAACAGACTCAGTCAAGTCAAAGGCTATACTAGACTGTATTTATATAACATACATATATGTTCACATATGCATATGTTTTTCCAAAGTTCAAGGATTCAAGAATCACACCAAAGTCCAGCACCACTTTGACCTTCTAAATAAGCACTACTTAGATGCTAAATACTGATTAGAGAAGTTGaaataaaggaggaataaaatgcaaacagaccATTATGTACAGGACAGGAAACAGATGTATggacaatatatttcaaataggACGTTGGAGGACAATATATCTCAAACTGGACATTGGAAcacaagataaagaaataattagcaAAAACCAGTCCTTGCGGTTAGGAAGAAAGCCAACTCAACAGAATCCTGACCAAGGGTGAAAAGTACACTGTGAGGAAGACTTATGGCCTTCCTCTCTGAGACCACCACCCACAGCCCGACGACCACTGCCCAGAATTGATGAGAGGATCTGCGCAGACGCAGGACACAAAAAACTAATTAGCATGAGAAGCGAGAGTAGGCGGGGTTagataatgaatatgtataggcgttaataaaatattcatcactCTGCTGTATAAATTTGGGATGGCTTTTCACTTCAGGTATGCACGATAGGTGGAGAGATCCCCCGTGCATCCAGCGCTGCAATAAAGAGTATACCACTTAAAGAAATTGGACTATCGATCTTTGAATCAATACATCAAAGGTATCAAGTTTTTAAAGTGACAGTTAACAttgcatatttttccaaagaatCATTAAATTCCTCTTAGAAAATTCATCTCAGTGATTAAATAAAGTTCCACATAACCACGAGAAATCATAACATTTTATCCAGCATTATAACTGAACTTGTTAGCGGAactaaaacctttaaaaattcaTGCGTTAGTATGCAAGTAACAATTTAAATTCccattcctgttttttcttataATCTCTGATACCAAAAACAAAGGGGCATTACATTACTTTTATAATAGTACCTCTGAAGATGCCTCAAGTTCCACTTGAGGTACTTATGATCGTGCAAGCTGGGGACTACTGACATGATGTCAAACACACTGAGAaccaacaaggaaaaaatatttcccaccaacaaggaaaaaatatttatttattaccatATATTCCCAAGCTTCTGCAATACTCCTCATGATTCAAAAACACCATCACCCTTGAGTTGGTATGTACAAGCAGCACTGGAACAGCATAGCACAACCTCTTATAAAAGTATTTACAAAGTATACAAGTTTGGAAAAGGCACATGGTGAAGGTTagagggagaagggagacaataaaaaaaaatgaaatctcaatGACCAGGCCAGAAGTGTCCGGAAGGATCTACTCTTTTGGAGGGTCTCCAGCTAGAGTCTGGCCATATAGAACATGTTTactgctgctctggggaggAACCACACTGTGGATTTCCAGGTGAGTAAAGTACATGGAAATTACAAccaaatcaaatttaaaaggaCTATGTAATGTGTATTTTACAATGAAACACTATTTTCTAGGAAATGCAGTAACATAGTAACAAGAATCAATAGGCAGAGAGCTGGGTAGGGCACAGTTTGGCTCTGAAGTTATTTCACACTAGGATTTATAGCACAAGGGCATTAAAATCTCAGACCATTTCCATATAATTTCAATCACGAGTTTAGAAAACAGGACCTTTCTACCTACAGCTATAACaaggattaaaaacaatatGTGTTTCCAGCTAaagttttgtttgcaaaacGAAAACCTTATGAATGTGCACATTAAGCCCTCTGTCTGagattcacattttaaaaatgaactaatgagcaatcattttatttagtatttgaaaacacagtgaacaatttaaataaaacagtgaaacagATCTTTATGagttcattatttctgtttaatacaTGAGCTGAGGAATCTACAAATGTAATACTTATGGAAAAACTGGATTTAATTTAAGCTGTGTGTGTCAGTTGTAGTAACTGCAGCCAGTTTTGCAAGGTTTTACTGCAACAGTATCAGTGTTGTATTTGACACCTCAactactttttgttgttgttgttctataAACAcggggaagaaggaagaaagctaTGCAACGTTTAGTATAAAAATCACTCTGAACTCATTACATAAGTGTTTTCTAAAGAATATGAACTTCACGCTATTTGAagtttttccttccaaaatggCATACTGAAGaagcttataaataaataaataaaatacacactGTTGATCATGCACTACACTTCTGGAACAGGAATAAGAttctgggaaaaacagaaacaagaattcTTGTCCAATACTTTTTAGTCttaagattttaataaaaacatgcttCCCATTTTGCAAATTGAGAAATCTTTCAGTGATGCTAAAATGGATATAAGCCTTTTATGTCTGGAAATGATAAGGGAAGATACTTTGAGGGAAGTTCCCAGAACAATTCCTTCAAAGTGATTCTTCCTTTAGGGAGGCACAGCTAGTTTTGTAGAATCTAACATGTATATGACTGCTACGGTCAGaactttttgaaggaaaagtagAGAAGGAAGAAGTGGGGGCAGAAGCACTCTGATAGCACTAATACCCTAACAGCACTAAAAAAAATTGCCATACAGATACAGCACAAagtctgcaaatattttgttcaggATTTTAGAGGAAATAATCTTACACACATCTAGCTGTTATTGAAGTTAGTTTCATGCTAGAAAATATAACTTGACAcccatgtacacacacacacaaaatctaaggcaggaaaaaagatgTTCTGGCAATGCAGAACAGTACGACTGCTCTGTAACCATTAAAAAGTGTGGCATAATGACCACAcagacaccagggttcttttaggatcagtaactgctgctactttattgatgacataacttccACCTCTTTATTGAGGACAagctcccttcttataccattcgcgCCACAGCAGTACTTTCCCACTAACTgttcattggtcaacaactttgcccggcaaccgCTAACACCCAGCAACCCCCATGCCCCAACGGCcggagaacaagcaacccgagacggcaaggcgtctcctgaatcacccttctttgttccctctaaactctttacattcctgatggcctcatcgttaagagtctgatgtttTCACCAACCACGGAGCTTGTTGACCCCACAGCCACACTCCCACAAAAAAGCataaacatattaaaagaaaaaaaactctcaataaaataattgaatacTTAAGTATTCAGTCTAGTTAGATGCTCATCTCAATCTCACGCTTCATATTGTACACACAATAGGTACTGCCAGAAGCACCACTAAAGATAATGGAAGCCTCCTCAAACACTACCTGATCCTTCTGTCTATGGCATGTTTCACCAATTAGCAGGACACGGTAACTTGATCAATGCTACTGtaagatttgtgtgtgtgcacgtcTATAGATTATATATAACCAGCTTAGATACATCTCATTATCTTGAATATGAACATTAAGGAGACTGCCTATACTTCGTCTCATAGAAGCTTCAAGCGATATGCTTCTTTCTGAATTCCCAAATACCCATCTCTCAGCTTAGTCTCCCTCCTCATCTTCTGTCTGTGTACTAAGATGCTTTCTTAttcttgatatttttccttgttgtgagaaacactccgtagccaataacttaggctcaggcgaggacctcagtgaagtagtaatttattcgcgattgcaatggcgggcgcccCACAAGCAGGACAGCGTACCTcctagttccaaaacacagtttatatattttttgatgacaggaccctcccctgtttccccactggagtgggtaatccaggttcacaatctatctgatgcttcacagacaatgcctggccttcagttgccggcctgtttttgaggtggtaatgttttctccccttatctggCTTGACTTAACATAGTGATTCTCACCtgattgctctaaggagtctggttgtctgcatttacgaggtcacctgctgagctttcttatcactgtaagcatatctcaataccacattccttccttctaaacaatgtaacactgcaaaaacaacatttctattcccacaTTGTCCAAACAAGGAAAGCAAGTTTCTAAGCTTTTATCAGGGTAACATGAGTTATTCCAGCAAACGAAGTTCTGTAGCATGCTACCAGACAAGATTCAGTTGCCTGAACACAAAGAATGCTTCAGCCCACCTGTGAGATCAGTGACTTTATTACACAGATCAGGATGTAAAGCTGCGTGGTGATAATTTCATATATGGCAGATTTAAGACACTACTAAGAAGATAAGTAATTTGTGCCTTTGAATGTCTATTACAATGAGAAAACTATTTCCTACTTCAGTCATTAATAATCACGGAAAGAAAGAATGCCGCTGGAAATCACCTATTGAAGGGCTGGTGGCAGCGCTTCACCAAGTGGAAACAATTGTTTATGGATAGATGACCCTCATTGTATCAGGCAGGGCTAGATAGCTTCCAGCtgattaaacaaaattaaaattacatccCTTAACTTTCCATTTGTTCCTGTCTGGAAGAATACTCCTATCAATTCCTCATGCACACGCTCACTGCTTCACTCCTGCATTGCTCCTACGGCGGATAGAAAGGGAGTGCATCTCACAGGGCCAGTTCTCCGCCGAGGATAGCTAACCACAGGCCATGCTCTTGGTGCTTATTCAGTGTGCTCTGATGCCGCTTTTGGTAGCTCCTAGGAGGTAATGATAGCTTAACTACACGCATTTCTCTAGGACTGGTGCAGCCACGATTTCCCCAAGCTTTCCACAGCGTCAATGAAAGTGTGTATGTTAACCTGCCTTCTGGTGTTTTTAGGCTTTCTGGCCTCCCTTTTAACTACCTCCCCCAGCTGTGTATCATTTACTCCACTTGTCTCACAAACACTCGCGCGTTCTATTGATAacctgcttttgctttctgtttgcgTGGtgggaaataaacaaataaacaaagcctGGCTGGTCTCCGTAACTAAAACGAGGTATCGCCCGCAAGTCGAGCCGTCCCTCCTTTCCTCACCCTGCCGGCAGCATAAACCCTGTCCCGAAAcctttcccccctctcccctaTTCCCACAGCCGCCCTGAGGGCCGAGTCCCGTGCCCAGGCTCCAGCCTCTCCCGTGCCCAGGCTCCAGCCTCTCCCGCGCTGGGCAGGCCTGGgcccgcggggcggggcggcggcgggatGCGCCCCCACGGCGGCGGAAGGGCGCCCGGAGCCCAGCTACccgcggcggccgggccgcTCACGGTAACGGGGCTCCACCGAGCACCTCCCCGTCCCCTGCCGCCCCCCTCGCCTGGTCAGCGCAGCGCCGCGGTGTCCCCCCGAAGGCTGCCCGGGCTGGGATCCGGCGGGGCCCGGCCAACGCCAGGCACCGGCGGCGGCTCGGGGCGCGAAGTGGGTTTGTTAAGGCGCAGGTCATCGGCGTTGTTCGTGGCGAAAAGCCGAGTTTGGCCCTTTTTGGTAGTCAGTGATGTGTCAGCGGCTGTGTTTGTAATACTGTTCAGAGATGCCGCGGGGGTTGTGAAACGTCGGGCCTCAGGAGGAGGGTGGACAACGGAGTTTGGTGGCGCTGAACGCCCCTGAAATGCCAGAGGTGCTTGTTTGCCGCAGAGACTGCCCTCTGAAGGGATCGAAACCTCAGAGGTCAAGGGACAAGTTACTAAATTAATTTGTCACCGCTCCCGAGCAGAGATCCACTCAGCAAAAAACGCCTCAGAGTGAGGTGAACAGGCCTTTTCCCTGGAAGGGGACTGCCgtcttacatttattttgcattctttttagAATTTCCGACCGAGATTCATTTATTGGAGTGGACTTTTGCACTGTTCAAAGGTCTTATTTGTATCCTTATTTGATCAGAAACCAGAACATGTTTTCCGTATTCAAATAGGCTTCAATTTCATGCACAATATTCTTGTCCTGAAGCCTCTTTCAAACGAGTCGTGATTTTTAGGGTAAAAATTTGTCATGGCTGGTGATGTGTGGGACTAAGATTTGTTGAGGATTAACAATTTCGTGCTAATTATAAGAATTTTACTGTTATATCACCAATTTGGTGACAGTGTTGGGTTACCTGTATAGCATTAAACTTATGTCGTTTACTTGAATTGTTTTTACTAATGGCTGATatgttttcatgcatttttgttttccaacttAGCTGAGACAATGACAAGCTTTGAAAAGAACCTCCATCAGGAAATGATTTCTCAGCTGCataattttgctgctgttggagaTGCAGCCAAACTGAAAGCGTTGCTCAGCCATTCTCCATCACTTATCAATGCAGCTGCAGATAACGGCTGGACGGCCTTGATGTATGGTGCAAGAAATGGACACTTTGACGTTGTACGAATTCTTCTGGAAGAAGGGTAAGCTGTTTAGTAGGTCCCACTGAAGAGTTCTGACCTAAATTTCTTTCTGTCCAGTTAAATGTGACGTCAAACAAGTAAATTTACTCAACAGATAGTGGAGGAATATTCAGGCTTAAAATTCAGGATTACATGCTTCGTGTCATATTATAACTGGATTGTGCTATTTGCTAAAAACTGTTGAAAAGATATAAGGATCCCTAAAATTATTGATCTTCAAAGATACATTGTCAGTCCTCACAGAAACctgcagaacagaacagaatttgtACCCCATTCCAAACACTGTTCTGAATATAAATTTGATGTATGTGATTGTTCTACTTAGGCTTTTTTTGTAAGGTTTAATTGTAATCCACTTGCATCTATGTTACAGTGCAGAATGTTTGCAGACATATTGACCATTATGTAGGATATGACAGACGTACCTACACCAAAGTTAGTGATTGCTGAAtttcatgctgcttttcttttagatgtgtcttccttcctctttcagctgtcatatttttttattcagtcaCTATGACACCATGCATGTTCTTTACTTGTCAAAGActtgttttaatacatttgttGTCCATCTTCAACTCCTGTAGTTCTAGTCTGGCAAGACACttagaaaagcacaaaatgctGCAAAGTTTTTGAAACTTCAAAGATTTTTCTAAAGCCTGAATAAAGTTAGGATCGATAtgtttcaaatggaaaacatttcataatGAGAGCGAGAGTTCAGCAGAGCTCTATCTTAATCAAGGCTGATCTGTTCCTCTCTGCAACCCTAATTACGGAGCCATGCAAGACTAGTTCATTCTGTGGTTATGAGTAATCTCAAGCACATCATTCCACAGCCTCCAGgatatttttacacttttttttagcCCTATGCAGATGCTGTACTTTCTGCTGGAGCTCAGCAGGGAGTGTCAGATGAACTGCTGTTTTGCACCATAATTAGTGTATTCTAGCAAGCAGAGGAGCTTCACTGTGCTAGATCTTCTGGATTGAAAACCTCTGTGTATTGAGTAATACTTTGAGATTTTGGAGAAACAGTTTGGTAAACAGGTTAACAACATTTGAAGCTGTGCTTACTATAAAGAAGAGTGAATTTCTGCTTGTAAATGCCTTTTTCATGGCCATTCTCTTAGACAATTGAATGTCGTTACTGATGTGTTACCTCAGTCTCTTTGGTTTCATTTTAGTCAGGTTTAGTCATAATAATCCTTTAGACAAATACAGTTTCTGGATGCATAAACATGAACGTCAAGTACAACTATGAAGGTAATATTATATAACATTCCAGAGACTGAGCCTGGATAactagtcattttttttaactcatccATGCTTGAGAAAAGCTACAGGAAATGTTTatagactgaaagaaaaatcatagtGATCTAAAGAGTTTGGGCCACTGCAGAAGACGCTAAATAACAGCTTCATCATAGTCTTCATGTACCTGAGCAGACAGTAAGTAGAAGACAAAATCAGAACAAGATTCTGTGTCTGAGTAGTAGGAAATTAAGTAGGAAATAAGGTAAGATTTTAAACTAAAGAGAATTAATCTTTCAAGATAAGTGGGCAACTTTAGTTCCTTTAGCaccaaaagcttttaaattaagctctgaatgcttttctaaaatgtacTCAAACTCTCTCAGAAACTGTTCagttaaatataaaatcttaaCTAAAAACAGTCTTGCCTGTGGTGCAGTTACCTGTGTATCAGCAATCGTAATATATTGGCATCCTGtggttttaaaaactgattagTATGACCCAGCATCTACTGTGTACTTTATAGTTTACagtgctatttttgttttacttagcCACTTGAGTTAAAAttgacaaacaaaaaaatagcgTGCTCTTTTTGACTTCCCAATCCACCCTTACCTATCTGAGATCTTTTTCAATAGAGTTGAATATTTACCGtgactgttttcctgtttcattttgctttgttatgAGAACAAAGAGATGCCTATAGACCAGCTCATTCCCCATAGTTCAGAGTGCTACTTCTGCCACTAAACACAAGCCATATTCTTGGTTCTTATTCTGTGGTAAATCTAGTCTTACAACTGTTTTGATGTTGCTCTTGGTAGCTGCTGGAAAGTAATGCTAATTAAGCTACTGAATTTTGTATTACTGGTTAGTCAGAACAGAGCTGTGGCTTGGTCTACAAAGTTTCACCTGTAACGGGTCTTGAGAAGTTTTCTTGTGGTTTTTTAGTATGTTTTTGACATGTTGCAGTATTTGGGATTTTAATTAATTGGTCGCTGTTGTAGTACGGCATGAACCTTGTTAAGTAATACCAGGAGTGCAACATAAATGTGGGATTTGAccttagcaaaataaaatgaagtaagaTCATTTTTCAACACCATAAATATTTAGCCTGAAGAATGACCTAGTTGCTGAGTTTTGGAAAGTTCCTGCACCTATATATTATCAGATGTATATGCTGTGAATAATAATGATACAGGATTTAAACTCTTCTTGCACAACCTTACACTGATAGccactgttcttttctgtttctgtaggtGTGACAGGTCCATCATTAATAGGTCAAGGCAGACAGCTCTGGACATTGCTAAATTTTGGGGGTACAAGCACATTGCTAATTTGTTGGCTAATGTGAAGGGTGGGCAGAAGCCTAATTTTCTGTCAACTGAAGTGAAAGagtatgaaaattattttagcatgACACTTCTGGATAGAAGAAGCGATAAAAGAACAGATTCCAAGTGGCTaagcaaaaaacaaagccatcCAGCTACAGTATACATACTCTTCTCAAATCTGAGTCCTTTGGTTACTTTGGGTGTGGGAACGGAGAGGTCCCAGCCACCAGAAGTCAAGCTTTGTAGGCTGTATCATAAGGATGTGGAACACTATATGAGCCAAACAGAAGTCACGTTAATCTTTCTTGGAGTTGAACTTCTGCTCAACAAGAATTTTATGGCTGCTCGCAATGAAAAGGttgtggaagaagaagaagatgatGGGTTAGTTGCTTGGTTTGCTCTTAGCATAGATCCCACTTCTGCTGAGAAATTCAAAGAGAAGCACGAGGACTGTTACTTCCTTCACCCACCAATGCCAGCACTACTGCAGCTAACTGAAAAGGAAGCTGGTAAGATGCATAAAATGCAATACTAATCAAATGTGTGGTCAGAAGAATATGCTTTAGGATACACTGACATATGCTGCAAAGACAAACCACAGCAAAGGTATTCACTGAAAATCAGGAATTTTCAgtggctttagaaaaaaaattaagtctaTCAGTGTCTTTGTGAAGAATTCTATACATAAAAATGTGCAGTTGCAAACTGCTGACATCTGCAACTGTGACTAGCAAACTGTAAAATTTATTATCATCATGGTTTTACAAATAATAGAtagtattttaatattgatGCATGTGCATTATTCTAAAacgaaaaaaaaatctgtcattaatGACTTTTCATTACAAGAAATTAGGCTAAGTCCTTAGTAGGAGCTTGTTGGATACTTCcctgagaagaaaaaggttgAGCAAGTGTTGCAAAGTCAAGATCCCAGTGTGAATTAATGTCATGGACATGTTGCAACAACTGCAGTTGTAATAGTTTTGCCTTTACAGAAGGATAAAGGACAAGCTCCACTTGTACCTCAAGTTTAGATGGGACAATGCATTATTATGTCAAGATACCTGTAGGAAGTACTTTttccatctggaaaaaaaaaaaaaaaaaaaaggtgtgatACAAAATTCTGGCATTTCAcccaggaaaattaattttagtgaGAAAGAGGTTATATTGGTCTGGATTAATATTCCAAACGAATAAATTGGTCTGTATCTATACTGTGTCTACATAATACTGTGTAATATTGCAtatgctgtgctgcagagaaagaTTTAAATGACTTGCATCATTCAACTTATGTTGTTAAGCCGTAGTCTACTTTGATTTTTACATTGAACtttaatacttgtttttttgtgtaATGTTGAAGTCTTAAATGAATTAGTGTGTGagcttaattattttcattgtattctTTAAAAGGTGTAGTAGCCCAGGCTAGATCTGTTCTAGCATGGCACAGCCGTTACCGATTCTGCCCAACATGTGGGAGTGCAACCAAGATTGAAGAAGGGGGTTACAAGAAAACTTGTCTAAAAGAAGGTTGTCCCAGTCTCCAAGGTGTTCACAACACATCATATCCAAGAGTAGGTGAGGATATTGTAAGATAAACTTGGTCAAAAGGGATTATatgcatgtttctttttaactatttatttaattatttatttaactcagtttctttttaattatttcatcttctgtcCCAGCACTTACGTGTTCACCTCTGTCAAGATTATGTGTGTCTCAGCTATATTTAGGATTAAGAAATTCAGGTTTCTCTCTCTTGTATTGCACTGTGTGACAGAAATTGCAGTGACAATATCAGTCTTTGTCACAATGCAGCTATATCAGTTAGATGTTCCAACAATATAAGCAGTCCAGAAGGTCGCattttactttctattttttctgcatgttttctcaCCTACCAAAAGTCCTATTAGCTTGAAATAATCTGTTTGGCTCTGTAACAAATTTCTGGTATGgtgttcatttttctgtagtgCCTCTTCAACTGCATTAGCCGTCTTCACTGGCTTTGACTTTTCATTGTCAACTGCAAACTGCCAGGCCTATATCTACCCAGAATATAAgctttgatatattttataaCCCCTTTTATTTATGTGTTGCAAAGGAGGTTGTTATAATTGCTGTGGTAGTGATGGAAAGacaacatggaaagaaaaattacctttttttttcctggattgtTTGGTGACCACATATGGCGATCACCTTTCCTTCCCCtactttgtcttctcttttgcaGTTGTAGTTCTTTCCAGAACTTCCGTTGCATGTGTATTGTATTTCTGAATTAGTTTCTATTACATGCTCTAGACATACCTTTGTAATAATCAAAAAATTGTGCCATGTCCTTCTCTCTCATGGGCTGTTGTGAAGCTTGCTAAAATACTAGTGGccatttctttgcagtttctAACACAACAAatttagagaaagaaagggattATATAGGAAGGACAGCTGAACCAGCATTTTCTACTTAtgtctttctttgaaaaaagtttacagacagcagcactgcaaattTTGCATTGTGCCAAGTGGCAGATACCTTTGCGCAGGACAACAGTCTTTGAAATCATTGCTTATAGCAATTGCTGAAGTAAgtcttttaatattaaaaagagaaaaatatataaaagcagaggtaacaaaaactaaaaatgaaacattggTATATGTAATAAAGTAGcaaattaaaagggaagaagagggtAGGTGAACTGTATACAGAAAGTCATGACAAAAAGAATGATACCAATAGGAGAAAATACTTAGCAAGAAACAATAAGTTACATAAAACAACCAAGAGTGAAAAGTAGATAATGCTTCACCAGATAAGGGGTTGagagcaaacagaagaaaaaagtgaaaaggttAGTCAGTATTTACATTGTAACTAGAATACCTAGCTCTTCAATGTGTAGTGAAAAGTACAACCTACAAACCTGTGTATGTAGAGGAGGTGATAGTAAATTGTATTTGTTGATGAAATTGTTGTTATCTGCTGGATGTATAGTTTATACTCTTAACAGATTATATGTTTGGGTTGCAGGTAATTTATGCCCTAACCTTGGCATACACTCACAAAGCatgttgcaaaacaaaataaacagtatcTTACcgggaggaaaaaacaaaaaaaaaacaaaacaaaacaaaaaaacagccaaacaaagtgaaataaaataacaacttGCTCTGGGCATCTACACTGTTTTGATTTCAAGCACTTAGTTAT is part of the Cygnus olor isolate bCygOlo1 chromosome Z, bCygOlo1.pri.v2, whole genome shotgun sequence genome and encodes:
- the NUDT12 gene encoding NAD-capped RNA hydrolase NUDT12 — protein: MTSFEKNLHQEMISQLHNFAAVGDAAKLKALLSHSPSLINAAADNGWTALMYGARNGHFDVVRILLEEGCDRSIINRSRQTALDIAKFWGYKHIANLLANVKGGQKPNFLSTEVKEYENYFSMTLLDRRSDKRTDSKWLSKKQSHPATVYILFSNLSPLVTLGVGTERSQPPEVKLCRLYHKDVEHYMSQTEVTLIFLGVELLLNKNFMAARNEKVVEEEEDDGLVAWFALSIDPTSAEKFKEKHEDCYFLHPPMPALLQLTEKEAGVVAQARSVLAWHSRYRFCPTCGSATKIEEGGYKKTCLKEGCPSLQGVHNTSYPRVDPVVIMQVIHPDGNHCLLGRQKRFPPGMFTCLAGFVEPGETIEDAVRREVEEEAGVKVGHVQYVSCQPWPMPSSLMIGCLAVAVSTEIRVDKNEIEDARWFTREQVVEVLIKGNQRSFFVPPSRAIAHQLIKHWIGMNANL